A single genomic interval of Homo sapiens chromosome 7, GRCh38.p14 Primary Assembly harbors:
- the LOC105375116 gene encoding TRIO and F-actin-binding protein-like yields the protein MEEETKASSPRARKGRDPRLPVCSCAWRRKPRLPAPELAKAETPGSLCAPVHGGGNQGFQPRSSQRQRPQAPCVLLCMEEETKASSPGAHKRRDPRLPLCSCAWRRKPRLPAPELANAETPGSLCAPVHGGGNQGFQPRSSQRQRPQAPCVLLCMEEETKASSPRARKGRDPRLPVCSCAWRRKPRLPAPELAKAETPGSPWARTTGLSLRCLGRPAVPGSGMEPSRGARTSRPHRGNADHVPEATVVRSSISHGRLQPSGLLDSCGPDDASKGKRTQAGTAAAARVLAEAGLLLNCDVCRNRCFSRCWLLSSS from the exons ATggaggaggaaaccaaggcttcCAGCCCCAGAGCTCGCAAAGGCAGAGACCCCAGGCTCCCTGTGTGCTCCTGTGCATggaggaggaaaccaaggcttcCAGCCCCGGAGCTCGCAAAGGCAGAGACCCCAGGCTCCCTGTGTGCTCCTGTGCATggaggaggaaaccaaggcttcCAGCCCCGGAGCTCGCAAAGGCAGAGACCCCAGGCTCCCTGTGTGCTCCTGTGCATggaggaggaaaccaaggcttcCAGCCCCGGAGCTCACAAACGCAGAGACCCCAGGCTCCCTCTGTGCTCCTGTGCATggaggaggaaaccaaggcttcCAGCCCCGGAGCTCGCAAACGCAGAGACCCCAGGCTCCCTGTGTGCTCCTGTGCATggaggaggaaaccaaggcttcCAGCCCCGGAGCTCGCAAAGGCAGAGACCCCAGGCTCCCTGTGTGCTCCTGTGCATggaggaggaaaccaaggcttcCAGCCCCAGAGCTCGCAAAGGCAGAGACCCCAGGCTCCCTGTGTGCTCCTGTGCATggaggaggaaaccaaggcttcCAGCCCCAGAGCTCGCAAAGGCAGAGACCCCAGGCTCCCCGTGGGCCAGGACCACTGGCCTTTCCCTCCGCTGCTTGGGGCGTCCTGCAGTACCGGGCTCAGGGATGGAACCCTCACGCGGAGCCAGGACGAGCAGGCCACACAGAGGGAATGCCGACCACGTCCCTGAAGCCACAGTG gtaagaagcTCCATCTCCCACGGCAGATTGCAACCGTCAGGGTTGTTAGATTCGTGCGGACCGGACGATGCGTCTAAAGGAAAACGGACCCAGGCAGGAACAGCAGCGGCCGCCCGAGTGTTGGCAGAAGCAGGCCTGTTGCTGAATTGTGACGTTTGTAGAAATCGCTGTTTTAGCCGCTGTTGGCTCCTCTCAAGCTCCTGA